The region gtgtgaagggcagggccacaagccgaccgagaagcggggcggcacggggaatggttaccccggcgacccccggccggctgcgtggcgcgagcccgcgacctttgctgtGCGCTGCGGGAAGGCAGGCAAGGGAAGAGGTGCTCTCCTTCTTGCCTGCTGCCGACCCGAACACAACGGGAGGAGTCGGgttcagggagagagggagggtcgaggagaaggatgaggaaaaggggtgggggggggggggggggaagggaccgGAGGCGCGCTGGCAAGGCGCCTCCTTATAGCTGGCAAAACGGCCGTTCGGCCAACACCACCGCAGACAGGGGCCGCCTCTGCCCGCCCGTCAGGCAGGACACGCCCTCCAGGGGCCCGAAGGCGCAGGGGCGGCCCGCCGGCCTCGCTTCGCGACGCTTCGCTCCCCGAGCCCCGTGCCTCGGCCCCGGCCTCGGCGGGCTCTGAGGATGCGGCGGCCCAGGGGGGAGGGACCGACCACGGCCTGGCCGAGAAGCCCGGCCGGGGACGGCGGGGAGGAGCGGCGGGCCGCGCTCGGGGTGCCCGACGGCGCGCGCGAACGGAGGGAGGCCGCCCGGGCTGGCCGGCGCCgcgcgccgcccgcccgcccgccgacCGCCAGCGACCCGTCCGTCCCCTTATAGTTGTCGCCGCGGCCGTTCCGCCCCCAACACCGCAGACAGGGCGCGCTCCCGCCCGCCCGTCAGGGCGCACGCCCCCTCGCAGCCCCCGACGGCCGCGGGGGCGCTGCAAGCCTCGCGTCAGGCGGGGGTGCGGAGCCCGGGGCTTCGGCCTGAAGGGGGTTGCGGCACCGGGCGCCAGCGGCCGGCAGGGACAGCGGGGCCGGCGGCCGAACGGAGCCGGGGCTCCGGGACGCCCTCGCTCTGCCGCTTCTCCCGGCCACCGGGCAGGCAGATTTGCcgccaaggggaaggggggaagggcgcGGAGGCCCTGCCTGCTCGCCCGCTCCGGCACCGGGCGCCAGCGGCCGGCAGGGACAGCGGGGCCGGCGGCCGAACGGAGCCGGGGCTCCGGGACGCCCTCGCTCTGCCGCTTCTCCCGGCCACCGGGCAGGCAGATTTGCcgccaaggggaaggggggaagggcgcGGAGGCCCTGCCTGCTCGCTCGCTCCGGCACCGGGCGCCAGCGGCCGGCAGGGACAGCGGGGCCGGCGGCCGAACGGAGCCGGGGCTCCGGGACGCCCTCGCTCTGCCGCTTCTCCCGGCCACCGGGCAGGCAGATTTGCcgccaaggggaaggggggaagggcgcGGAGGCCCTGCCTgctcgcccgctcgcccgctCCGGCACCGGGCGCCAGCGGCTGCCAGGGACAGCGGGGCCGGCGGCCGAACGGAGCCGGGGCTCCGGGACGCCCTCGCTCTGCCGCTTCTCCCGGCCACCGGGCAGGCAGATTTGCcgccaaggggaaggggggaagggcgcGGAGGCCCTGCCTgctcgcccgctcgcccgctCCGGCACCGGGCGCCAGCGGCTGCCAGGGACAGCGGGGCCGGCCGCCGAACGGAGCCGGGGCTCCGGGACGCCCTCGCTCTGCCGCTTCTCCCGGCCACGGGGGCAGGCAGATTTGCcgccaaggggaagggggaagggcgcggAGGCCCTGCCTgctcgcccgctcgcccgctCCGGCACCGGCGCCAGCGGCTGCCAGGGACAGCGGGGCCGGCCGCCGAACGGAGCCGGGGCTCCGGGACGCCCTCGCTCTGCCGCTTCtccagtgactatcttgtgctaattcacccctggtgcatgacagttttggctcggatagttcgtcctccaacacttcactgacggcactcctgatgacTCCCGTGTTTTatttagtgtatttgtgatatatagcgtgaacaatataatttatgaaaatacaattgttttaataagcccgagataatctatatcccagaggataccagaataaaagaaccaaaggtttctgcttataagaacaaagcaaagaaaccactgacatatatatacatatatatatatttatatatatatgtatgtatactgtgtacatgaGCACGTTATagccacgcggctgcttgcg is a window of Penaeus chinensis breed Huanghai No. 1 unplaced genomic scaffold, ASM1920278v2 CTG_3216, whole genome shotgun sequence DNA encoding:
- the LOC125024681 gene encoding collagen alpha-1(I) chain-like → MEIRDKEQALSVTWVNLGLIYPGLAWGRHRRSAWVSPREATWQQAARKQPRGYNVLMYTHKIVTGEAAERGRPGAPAPFGGRPRCPWQPLAPVPERASGRAGRASAPFPLPLGGKSACPRGREKRQSEGVPEPRLRSAAGPAVPGSRWRPVPERASGRAGRASAPFPPSPWRQICLPGGREKRQSEGVPEPRLRSAAGPAVPGSRWRPVPERASGRAGRASAPFPPSPWRQICLPGGREKRQSEGVPEPRLRSAAGPAVPAGRWRPVPERASRQGLRALPPFPLAANLPARWPGEAAERGRPGAPAPFGRRPRCPCRPLAPGAGAGEQAGPPRPSPLPLGGKSACPVAGRSGRARASRSPGSVRPPAPLSLPAAGARCRNPLQAEAPGSAPPPDARLAAPPRPSGAARGRAP